The sequence tttttaaaaaaggtgtttaaataattattgtatttttatttttattattaatttgtatttatttttgatctAATTCTATTTCTATTCCTATTAATAAGTAATGGctttttatcatttgatattTGTTCATTTGCAATTTTAATAACTATTGCAGAGATAATGATTGCAACGACAACAACTATTATATTTAGATTATTACCAAAGAAACCACcagatttatttgaattaccaTGAGTGATTGCACAACAAAGTAATTGTGTTTCAACATTTGATATCTCTTTATGAACATAATCTAAAAATCCAACAACTTGAGTTGCCACCATTATCAAATCTTGtgaaattttatctttttgtgaactataaaaataataatatataattagtaattttattattatttaattaattaaataaataaataaataaataacataCGATGTtaattcttttgaatttaaataagaaggtattgatttaatttgatttgtaATTTCATTTGTAATTTGTTCTAAATCATTATGTAATCTTTgtacaattgattttaaaattggtaatttcGAAGGTGGAGTATGATAAAGTCTATCAATTATGAAATTACCTTTATTCAAAGAGAtatcttcaatttcaaaacctaatgaatcaattaaatattttgaagaGAATTTAGTGATTTCATTCAAtgctaaatttaaattatgttCAGATGATTGAATTGAAGTTATAATGGTATTACGAATGATTGCATCGATAAAGATTTGAGAGAtatcaccactaccaccagtGAAGGCATTACTAGCATCATTTGAACGACCATTGAATAAATTCCAAGGTGATGAACCAAAACTCCATAAGAAATTATTTACCAACCTATTATGAGATTCAGAGTAATGTAAAGTTGGTCCGAGTAAACCTTGAGATGAACCTAAACCAGCAATAATATTTCTTGTACCTGAATAAAGTGAATTCACTTGTACCGGTAAATTACCTTTATAAAATGTACTATTATATGTATGATTTGacattaaaacaacaattgcATCTTGATTACTTGCATAGGAATGATATTTATCaagtaataaattattataattatttgtatcattatttgttgatgatgatgttaaagcaaaaatataaactggtaaaatttttgatttttgtgtTGGTGagtttctatttttattattattattattatttgaaacttTTAAACTTAATGGAATTTGTGAAACATCATTACCAATTAAACCACTTGCTAAAATGTCATCTTCTTGTTTTagtgataatagtaattctTTACTATCTAAATAATTCTTTCTAACTGAATAGAATTTACCATTGGTTGGATTCATTTCAAAGGAGGAAtgagatttaattgattttgaaaatgccATTGAAATATGTTTATGTTCATGTATTGAATGTTCTGcaaatacaaattcaacCGTGGAGAATGGGAATACCTTTTTGGATTgtcttttaattaattctaaatctAGTAAATCCTTTTGGACATTGACAGAGGATGAATCTTTGAAAATTAGAATTGgtattaaaatcttttgaaataatGGTACATAATTGAATTTGCAATCTTGTAAAAACACATTTTGAATACTGGTAATCACCAAAGAAGACATATGAGAGATGATTTCGATTGGTGATGCACCCTGAATGGAAGTGCCGCTGTAGCCATCCTTCACAAAGTATTCAATTAGTCTTGGTATTGAGTCATGGCCAATTGAACCCTCTGAATAGTATTCATCAGATGATTTATGTAATGTTGTACCATATTTCAATGGACCTGCACTTAAATCTATAACAATGAATCTTGATGATCCTATCCAACATGGTGATGTGATTTGACCATTTTTACTATACTGATATTTAAATTCTCCCAATCctgttttatcattattatttaatgctCTACCTGTTAATATTCTCTCTTTTGAtggatttataaatattatactat comes from Dictyostelium discoideum AX4 chromosome 2 chromosome, whole genome shotgun sequence and encodes:
- a CDS encoding transmembrane protein translates to MKLLSQFISIIIIFLIIFISVNNSQQQQQEEDIIAEEEPNGIPINLNIILIGFDGNGAFEYNLPPETLNDLLVETYPIHYVHSIFDSNYLKPYNKDDDNNNGNANNNDDIEKDNIGKRLISHYDLKYNVISSNRISLDLYEQLLQINMKPIESATPSHDGETHLVEIEVLESYFDNEITKIKSSSTNSNKDYSIIFINPSKERILTGRALNNNDKTGLGEFKYQYSKNGQITSPCWIGSSRFIVIDLSAGPLKYGTTLHKSSDEYYSEGSIGHDSIPRLIEYFVKDGYSGTSIQGASPIEIISHMSSLVITSIQNVFLQDCKFNYVPLFQKILIPILIFKDSSSVNVQKDLLDLELIKRQSKKVFPFSTVEFVFAEHSIHEHKHISMAFSKSIKSHSSFEMNPTNGKFYSVRKNYLDSKELLLSLKQEDDILASGLIGNDVSQIPLSLKVSNNNNNNKNRNSPTQKSKILPVYIFALTSSSTNNDTNNYNNLLLDKYHSYASNQDAIVVLMSNHTYNSTFYKGNLPVQVNSLYSGTRNIIAGLGSSQGLLGPTLHYSESHNRLVNNFLWSFGSSPWNLFNGRSNDASNAFTGGSGDISQIFIDAIIRNTIITSIQSSEHNLNLALNEITKFSSKYLIDSLGFEIEDISLNKGNFIIDRLYHTPPSKLPILKSIVQRLHNDLEQITNEITNQIKSIPSYLNSKELTSSQKDKISQDLIMVATQVVGFLDYVHKEISNVETQLLCCAITHGNSNKSGGFFGNNLNIIVVVVAIIISAIVIKIANEQISNDKKPLLINRNRNRIRSKINTN